A window of the Lactuca sativa cultivar Salinas chromosome 5, Lsat_Salinas_v11, whole genome shotgun sequence genome harbors these coding sequences:
- the LOC128134288 gene encoding uncharacterized protein LOC128134288 produces MKAAQAFAQTNNLDKEMDECIEKLKALEWGNSDPKYITALMLFAKNPGYIWIRKKKRIERIKANESEEIGHAYTQDLIHGDPIQCFDMIRLSQYAFVLLCNHFTQRNWLQHSRTISVEEKITIFLHVVGHNECFRAVKERFHHSIQTIHQCFHEVLKAMMCFAREIIVPTSSNTTKNTSECYRRLKNIFPGALGALDGTLVHAVVPIDEQTRYRGRGKDKYYLCDAAYTNTRGFMAPYRNTRYWLADFRRNRALTKEERLNHAHAQLRNFIERAYGVLKARFPILKRMAPYPFPVQRDIVIACVAVHNFIKKYDIENDLFTSFEQNNMVTPNVGGGGSEGQNIQGIEWGSEAVEYMTTLRDQIAN; encoded by the exons ATGAAGGCGGCTCAGGCGTTCGCGCAAACTAATAATCTTGACAAGGAGATGGATGAATGTATTGAAAAATTGAAAGCCTTGGAGTGGGGAAATTCTGATCCGAAGTACATCACTGCACTTATGTTGTTCGCTAAAAATCCTG GTTACATATGGATAAGGAAG aaaaaaagaattgAAAGAATAAAAGCTAACGAATCGGAAGAAATTGGGCATGCATATACACAAGATTTGATACATGGAGATCCTATACAATGTTTTGATATGATACGTCTTTCACAATATGCATTTGTATTATTATGCAATCATTTTACTCAAAGAAATTGGTTGCAACATAGTAGGACAATAAGCGTTGAAGAGAAGATAACTATATTTTTACATGTTGTAGGACATAATGAATGTTTTCGAGCTGTTAAAGAAAGATTTCACCACTCCATACAAacgattcatcaatgttttcatgAAGTGCTAAAAGCAATGATGTGCTTCGCAAGAGAAATTATTGTACCAACATCTTCTAATACAACAAAAAATACCTCAGAATGTTATAGACGGCTAAAAAACATATTTCCTGGAGCATTAGGTGCACTAGATGGAACACTTGTACATGCAGTTGTGCCCATTGATGAACAAACTCGCTataggggaagaggaaaag ataaatattacctttgtgatgccGCATACACCAACACCCGTGGATTTATGGCTCCTTACCGCAatactaggtattggttagcTGATTTTCGAAGAAACAGAGCTTTAACTAAGGAAGAAAGGTTAAATCATGCtcatgcacaacttagaaatttcattgaacgtgcttatggtgtattgaaGGCGAGATTTCCAATTTTAAAACGTATGGCTCCTTATCCTTTTCCAGTGCAAAGAGACATAGTCATTGCCTGTGTCgcggtccataattttataaAGAAGTACGATATTGAAAATGACCTATTTACGAGCTTTGAACAAAACAATATGGTTACTCCTAATgtgggaggtggaggaagtgagggCCAAAACATACAAGGCATAGAATGGGGTTCGGAAGCCGTTGAGTATATGACTACTTTGCGTGACCAGATTGCTAATTAG